One Cardiocondyla obscurior isolate alpha-2009 linkage group LG02, Cobs3.1, whole genome shotgun sequence genomic window, GTTTTTTCGGAAAAACTTTtaaacgcgaattaattatatcaaatgCAAATGCAAATTATCATTGATCGTAACAACATCGCAGCAAACGCAGAACGTATCTGTCGCAATCGATGCTGTCTAATATTCTGTAGTTTACTGGGCGGATAATCATTAAGAATATTACatacctctttttttttctaacgaaagaaaatgaagGTCCTGTTGATCGCCGTTGCGCTGCTTTTGGTCGTCGAGGGGAAGGCTTATCCACAGGCGACTTACCCCATCTTCCAAAATGAGAGAGGACCTTATCCCGGTCGCGGTTCATATTGGGCACCGCCGCAACGGATCGAGAATCAGAACAATGGACTCGGTGGCTCCGACGTCGAGTGGGTATGCCAAAACCCGAGGACGAATGACATAGTACGTACACCTGCAATCAACACGATGGCTCTGAAAATTCTTAGACCCGGTTTCATCAACGGAAGTTAATCAAATCGGTCTATTGAATTTCAGAGCTGCAACTGCTGAACGTAAAactgatgtaaaaaaaatatatcagtcTTGCAAAACGTTAGTTGTAACCCtgaaaattaatcaaacgaTTAATTTGgcatatattttacgtatcgTAGATGATTATTGCGTCTGATGACACGCGACATACCCCGCAACATCATCCCGGTAGAGTACCGTGGCATAACGTACCACCAGGACACCAACACGGGCATCATCCACACGGAAACCGTTGGACTCAGCCTATAGTTATCGTTCAAGAGACTTACCCGAACGGTGACAAGAGTCAGACTCCACCGCCGCCACTTCCAAAACCAACAGAAAATCCTAATAATATCGAGAGGCAAACGGAACCGCCTTATAATAAAGGAGAAGGAGTGATCGACATTCGAAtgggaaataataattaattggaataatatattaattttttttacttcaattattaattatattttcatactTCATTAAATCGGTCTAATTGAGCAATATATGATTTAACTCATTGctattttgtatatttctttgcatagctgatattatttttactatattattaacaaaattaattgtatattataattattacaactttgagaatttttaaataaaag contains:
- the LOC139108742 gene encoding uncharacterized protein, encoding MKVLLIAVALLLVVEGKAYPQATYPIFQNERGPYPGRGSYWAPPQRIENQNNGLGGSDVEWVCQNPRTNDIMIIASDDTRHTPQHHPGRVPWHNVPPGHQHGHHPHGNRWTQPIVIVQETYPNGDKSQTPPPPLPKPTENPNNIERQTEPPYNKGEGVIDIRMGNNN